The following proteins are co-located in the Agromyces laixinhei genome:
- the rplN gene encoding 50S ribosomal protein L14, giving the protein MLQQESRVKVADNTGAKELLTIRVLGGSKRRYAGVGDTIVATVKDAIPGGNVKKGDIVKAVIVRTVKETRRPDGSYIKFDENAAVILKNDGDPRGTRIFGPVGRELRDKKFMKIISLAPEVI; this is encoded by the coding sequence GTGCTTCAGCAGGAATCACGAGTCAAGGTCGCCGACAACACCGGCGCCAAGGAGCTGCTCACGATCCGCGTGCTCGGTGGCTCGAAGCGCCGGTACGCCGGCGTCGGTGACACCATCGTCGCGACCGTCAAGGACGCGATCCCCGGCGGTAACGTGAAGAAGGGCGATATCGTCAAGGCCGTCATCGTCCGCACCGTCAAGGAGACCCGTCGCCCCGACGGCTCCTACATCAAGTTCGACGAGAACGCCGCAGTGATCCTGAAGAACGATGGTGACCCGCGCGGCACCCGTATCTTCGGACCGGTCGGTCGCGAGCTTCGCGACAAGAAGTTCATGAAGATCATCTCGCTGGCACCGGAGGTTATCTGA
- the rplX gene encoding 50S ribosomal protein L24, protein MANIKKGDLVQVLSGRSQARGGDRGKQGKVLEVLVAENRVVVEGINFVTKHVRVGQTQRGSKTGGIETIEAPIHVSNVALVDPESKKPTRVGFRTETVTKDGTTKTVRVRYAKKSGKDL, encoded by the coding sequence ATGGCCAACATCAAGAAGGGCGACCTCGTGCAGGTGCTCTCGGGCCGCAGCCAGGCCCGCGGCGGAGACCGCGGCAAGCAGGGCAAGGTCCTCGAGGTGCTCGTCGCCGAGAACCGCGTCGTCGTCGAAGGCATCAACTTCGTGACGAAGCACGTTCGCGTCGGCCAGACGCAGCGCGGCTCGAAGACCGGCGGCATCGAGACCATCGAGGCCCCGATCCACGTTTCGAACGTCGCGCTCGTCGACCCCGAGTCGAAGAAGCCGACCCGCGTCGGTTTCCGCACCGAGACCGTGACGAAGGACGGCACCACGAAGACCGTCCGCGTCCGCTACGCCAAGAAGTCAGGTAAGGACCTGTAA
- the rplE gene encoding 50S ribosomal protein L5 — protein sequence MTDTATQAGRIQPRLKTKYRDEISKTLTEEHGYTNVHQVPGLVKIVVNMGVGEAARDGKVIDGAIADLVKITGQKPQVTKARKSIAQFKLREGQPIGAHVTLRGDRMWEFLDRLLSLALPRIRDFRGLSDQQFDGTGNYTFGLTEQSMFHEIDQDKIDRVRGMDITVVTTAKTDEEGRSLLKQLGFPFKAAAN from the coding sequence ATGACCGATACGGCTACGCAGGCTGGCAGAATCCAGCCGCGTCTGAAGACCAAGTACCGGGACGAGATCTCGAAGACCCTCACCGAGGAGCACGGCTACACCAACGTGCACCAGGTTCCGGGCCTCGTGAAGATCGTCGTGAACATGGGTGTCGGCGAGGCCGCACGCGATGGCAAGGTCATCGACGGCGCGATCGCCGATCTCGTCAAGATCACCGGCCAGAAGCCGCAGGTCACCAAGGCTCGCAAGTCCATCGCGCAGTTCAAGCTGCGCGAAGGCCAGCCGATCGGTGCCCACGTCACGCTACGCGGCGACCGCATGTGGGAGTTCCTCGACCGCCTGCTCTCGCTCGCACTGCCCCGAATCCGCGACTTCCGCGGTCTCTCGGACCAGCAGTTCGACGGCACCGGCAACTACACCTTCGGTCTCACGGAGCAGTCGATGTTCCACGAGATCGACCAGGACAAGATCGACCGCGTCCGCGGAATGGACATCACCGTGGTGACCACCGCCAAGACCGACGAAGAGGGTCGCTCGCTGCTCAAGCAGCTCGGCTTCCCCTTCAAGGCGGCCGCCAACTGA
- the rpsH gene encoding 30S ribosomal protein S8 → MTMTDPVADMLTRLRNANSAHHDSVSMPNSKLKANIAEILKKEGYIADFELSDARVGKTLTLQLKFGPNRERSIAGIKRVSKPGLRVYARSTELPKVLGGLGVAILSTSSGLLTDRQAEKKGVGGEVLAYVW, encoded by the coding sequence ATGACGATGACCGACCCGGTCGCTGACATGCTGACCCGTCTGCGGAACGCGAACTCCGCGCACCACGACTCCGTATCGATGCCCAACTCCAAGCTCAAGGCGAACATCGCCGAGATCCTGAAGAAGGAGGGCTACATCGCGGACTTCGAGCTGAGCGATGCTCGCGTGGGCAAGACGCTCACGCTGCAGCTGAAGTTCGGCCCCAACCGCGAGCGTTCGATCGCCGGCATCAAGCGCGTCTCCAAGCCCGGCCTTCGCGTCTACGCACGGTCGACGGAGCTCCCCAAGGTGCTCGGCGGCCTCGGCGTCGCCATCCTGTCCACCTCCAGCGGTCTGCTCACCGACCGCCAGGCCGAGAAGAAGGGCGTAGGCGGAGAAGTCCTCGCCTACGTGTGGTAG
- the rplF gene encoding 50S ribosomal protein L6 has protein sequence MSRIGRLPIDIPAGVDVKIDGQAVSVKGPKGELALTVAAPIEVKLEENQILVTRPDDERTSRSLHGLTRTLISNQIIGVTQGYSKALEIVGTGYRVAQKGGSLELALGFSHPVVVEAPAGITLTVEGNNKITVAGIDKQAVGETAANIRKIKKPEPYKGKGIRYAGEVVRRKAGKAGK, from the coding sequence ATGTCACGAATCGGACGACTCCCCATCGACATCCCCGCCGGCGTCGACGTCAAGATCGACGGCCAGGCCGTTTCGGTGAAGGGCCCGAAGGGTGAGCTCGCGCTCACCGTCGCCGCCCCGATCGAGGTCAAGCTCGAAGAGAACCAGATTCTCGTCACCCGGCCCGACGACGAGCGCACCTCGCGCTCGCTCCACGGCCTGACGCGCACCCTGATCTCCAACCAGATCATCGGTGTGACCCAGGGCTACTCCAAGGCCCTCGAGATCGTCGGCACCGGATACCGCGTCGCGCAGAAGGGCGGCTCGCTCGAGCTCGCGCTCGGCTTCTCGCACCCCGTCGTCGTCGAGGCGCCTGCAGGCATCACGCTGACCGTCGAGGGCAACAACAAGATCACGGTCGCCGGCATCGACAAGCAGGCCGTCGGCGAGACCGCCGCGAACATCCGCAAGATCAAGAAGCCGGAGCCCTACAAGGGCAAGGGCATCCGCTACGCCGGCGAGGTCGTGCGTCGCAAGGCCGGAAAGGCTGGTAAGTAA
- the rplR gene encoding 50S ribosomal protein L18, whose product MAVKSKSAARARRHTRLRKKIVGTEARPRLVVTRSARHVFVQVVDDAKGQTLASASTMEADLRTFDGDKTAKAKKVGELVAERAKQAGVEAVVFDRGGSKYAGRVAAIADGAREAGLNL is encoded by the coding sequence ATGGCCGTGAAAAGCAAGTCGGCTGCGCGTGCGCGCCGCCACACCCGCCTTCGTAAGAAGATCGTCGGCACCGAGGCGCGTCCGCGTCTCGTCGTCACCCGCTCGGCACGTCACGTCTTCGTGCAGGTCGTCGACGACGCCAAGGGCCAGACCCTGGCGTCGGCCTCGACGATGGAGGCCGACCTCCGCACGTTCGACGGTGACAAGACCGCCAAGGCGAAGAAGGTCGGCGAACTCGTCGCCGAGCGCGCCAAGCAGGCCGGTGTCGAGGCCGTCGTCTTCGACCGCGGTGGCAGCAAGTACGCCGGTCGCGTCGCAGCGATCGCCGATGGAGCGCGAGAGGCAGGGCTCAACCTGTGA
- the rpsE gene encoding 30S ribosomal protein S5, with translation MTAEAPVETAAASEPARNERDNRRGGGRDRNQGGRDRGGRDAEKSQFLERVVTINRVSKVVKGGRRFSFTALVVVGDGNGLVGVGYGKAREVPTAISKGVEEAKKNFFRVPRVGATIPHPVQGEAAAGVVLLRPASAGTGVIAGGPVRAVLECAGIHDVLSKSLGSSNTINIVHATVEALQQLEEPRAVAARRGLDYDEVAPARLLRAEAQAAEAAASSKAGA, from the coding sequence GTGACTGCAGAGGCACCCGTCGAGACGGCAGCCGCTTCAGAGCCGGCCCGCAACGAGCGCGACAACCGCCGCGGCGGCGGTCGCGACCGCAACCAGGGTGGCCGCGACCGCGGTGGCCGTGACGCCGAGAAGAGTCAGTTCCTCGAGCGCGTCGTGACCATCAACCGCGTGTCGAAGGTCGTCAAGGGCGGCCGTCGCTTCAGCTTCACGGCGCTCGTCGTCGTGGGTGACGGCAACGGACTCGTCGGCGTCGGCTACGGCAAGGCACGCGAGGTTCCGACCGCGATCTCGAAGGGCGTCGAGGAGGCGAAGAAGAACTTCTTCCGCGTCCCCCGCGTCGGCGCCACCATCCCGCACCCCGTCCAGGGTGAGGCCGCGGCCGGCGTCGTCCTGCTGCGCCCCGCATCGGCCGGTACCGGCGTCATCGCCGGAGGTCCCGTGCGTGCGGTGCTCGAGTGCGCCGGCATCCACGACGTGCTGAGCAAGTCGCTCGGCTCGTCGAACACCATCAACATCGTGCACGCCACGGTCGAGGCGCTCCAGCAGCTCGAAGAGCCGCGTGCGGTCGCCGCGCGTCGCGGTCTCGACTACGACGAGGTCGCTCCGGCCCGTCTGCTGCGTGCCGAGGCCCAGGCGGCCGAGGCCGCTGCATCATCGAAGGCAGGTGCCTGA
- the rpmD gene encoding 50S ribosomal protein L30 translates to MAKQLKVTQIKSKVSEKQYQRDTLRSLGLKRIGDSVVREDNPQNRGYVNTVAHLVKVEEID, encoded by the coding sequence ATGGCCAAGCAGCTGAAGGTGACCCAGATCAAGTCCAAGGTGAGCGAGAAGCAGTACCAGCGCGACACGCTGCGCAGCCTCGGACTCAAGCGCATCGGCGACTCGGTGGTTCGCGAGGACAACCCGCAGAACCGCGGCTACGTGAACACCGTGGCGCACCTCGTGAAGGTTGAGGAGATTGACTAA
- the rplO gene encoding 50S ribosomal protein L15 has product MADEKKDVAAEAPKKAPAKKTADKPAAAKAAPKAAAEKKAPAKAAAAKADSAEAPKKAPAKKAPAKTAAPKADVAEKREQVLKVHHLRPAPGAKKDKTRVGRGEGSKGKTAGRGTKGTKARNTVRPGFEGGQLPYHMRAPKLRGFKNPFRVEFQVVNLDKLAELYPKGGDVTIADLVEKGAVRKNERVKVLGNGDIQVKLNVAVDKVSGSAEQKIVAAGGSVK; this is encoded by the coding sequence ATGGCTGACGAGAAGAAGGACGTCGCAGCCGAAGCCCCCAAGAAGGCTCCGGCGAAGAAGACGGCCGACAAGCCCGCCGCCGCGAAGGCAGCCCCGAAGGCTGCTGCTGAGAAGAAGGCCCCCGCCAAGGCTGCGGCCGCGAAGGCCGACTCGGCCGAGGCGCCCAAGAAGGCTCCGGCGAAGAAGGCCCCCGCGAAGACCGCTGCCCCCAAGGCGGACGTCGCGGAGAAGCGCGAGCAGGTCCTGAAGGTCCACCACCTCCGTCCCGCTCCGGGCGCCAAGAAGGACAAGACCCGCGTCGGACGCGGTGAGGGTTCCAAGGGCAAGACGGCCGGTCGCGGCACCAAGGGCACGAAAGCCCGCAACACGGTGCGCCCCGGATTCGAGGGTGGCCAGCTTCCGTACCACATGCGTGCGCCGAAGCTGCGCGGCTTCAAGAACCCGTTCCGCGTCGAGTTCCAGGTCGTGAACCTGGACAAGCTCGCCGAGCTGTACCCGAAGGGCGGCGACGTCACGATCGCCGACCTCGTCGAGAAGGGCGCCGTTCGCAAGAACGAGCGCGTCAAGGTTCTCGGCAACGGCGACATCCAGGTGAAGCTCAACGTCGCGGTCGACAAGGTGTCGGGCTCGGCCGAGCAGAAGATCGTCGCCGCCGGCGGCTCGGTAAAGTAA
- the secY gene encoding preprotein translocase subunit SecY: MFNAIGRIFRTPDLRRKLGFTLGIIALFRLGSFIPAPFVDFGNVQACLAANQAGAAGLYDLVNLFSGGALLQLSIFALGIMPYITASIIVQLLRVVIPHFEALHKEGQAGQGRLTQYTRYLTIALGVLQSTTLITVARSGALFPSGDPACSQLITNDAWYAILLMVITMTAGTGLIMWMGELITERGIGNGMSLLIFTSIAATFPGSLWAIGIARGWDTFAIVLAIGLVVVVAVVFVEQSQRRVPVQYAKRMVGRRTYGGNNTYIPIKVNMAGVIPVIFASSLLYLPALIAQFNTPAAGEEPQAWVTWITNNLTQGGQPLYMIMYFLLIVGFTYFYVAITFNPDEVSENMKKYGGFIPGIRAGRPTAEYLDYVLTRITLPGSLYLGLVALIPLIAFAWVGADQNFPFGGASILIIVGVGLETVKQIDAQLQQRHYEGLLR, translated from the coding sequence GTGTTCAACGCCATCGGGCGGATCTTCCGCACGCCGGATCTTCGCCGCAAGCTCGGGTTCACGCTGGGCATCATCGCCCTGTTCCGCCTGGGCTCGTTCATTCCCGCGCCCTTCGTGGACTTCGGCAATGTGCAGGCGTGTCTCGCCGCGAACCAGGCGGGCGCGGCGGGGCTCTACGACCTCGTCAACCTGTTCTCGGGCGGTGCGCTCCTCCAGCTCTCGATCTTCGCGCTGGGCATCATGCCCTACATCACGGCGTCGATCATCGTGCAGCTGCTTCGCGTCGTGATTCCTCACTTCGAAGCGCTGCACAAAGAGGGTCAGGCCGGCCAGGGCCGCCTCACCCAGTACACGCGGTACCTCACCATCGCGCTCGGCGTGCTCCAGTCGACCACGCTCATCACGGTGGCCCGCTCCGGCGCACTGTTCCCCTCGGGCGACCCGGCGTGCTCGCAGCTCATCACGAACGACGCCTGGTACGCGATCCTCCTCATGGTCATCACCATGACCGCCGGCACCGGCCTCATCATGTGGATGGGTGAGCTCATCACCGAGCGCGGCATCGGCAACGGCATGTCGCTCCTCATCTTCACCTCGATCGCGGCGACCTTCCCCGGCTCGCTCTGGGCGATCGGCATCGCCCGAGGCTGGGACACCTTCGCGATCGTGCTCGCCATCGGACTCGTCGTCGTCGTCGCCGTCGTCTTCGTCGAGCAGTCGCAGCGTCGCGTTCCCGTGCAGTACGCGAAACGCATGGTCGGTCGTCGCACGTACGGCGGCAACAACACCTACATCCCGATCAAGGTCAACATGGCGGGCGTGATCCCGGTCATCTTCGCCTCGTCGCTCCTCTACCTGCCGGCGCTCATCGCGCAGTTCAATACGCCGGCCGCCGGCGAGGAGCCGCAGGCGTGGGTCACCTGGATCACGAACAACCTGACGCAGGGCGGGCAGCCGCTGTACATGATCATGTACTTCCTGCTCATCGTCGGCTTCACCTACTTCTACGTGGCGATCACGTTCAACCCCGACGAGGTGTCGGAGAACATGAAGAAGTACGGCGGCTTCATCCCCGGCATCCGCGCCGGTCGTCCGACGGCCGAGTACCTCGACTACGTGCTCACGCGCATCACGCTTCCCGGCTCGCTCTACCTCGGCCTCGTCGCCCTGATCCCGCTGATCGCGTTCGCGTGGGTGGGCGCTGACCAGAACTTCCCGTTCGGCGGTGCCTCGATCCTCATCATCGTCGGTGTCGGTCTCGAGACGGTCAAGCAGATCGATGCCCAGCTCCAGCAGCGACACTACGAAGGGCTGCTCCGATGA
- a CDS encoding adenylate kinase: MSRGETEGGAPAPIGSARFLIVGPQGSGKGTQGVIVAEAFGVPQVATGDIFRANVAGATELGRRVQAIIEAGDLVPDALTSELVRDRLEQSDAAAGFLLDGYPRNRGQVDDLDAFLAARGEAIDAVLELEVPRDESIARLQQRAAEQGRTDDTEEVIANRLAIYERETAPILELYRDRDVVVRIDGVGSLDEVTRRIFSALADRGLAPAADNAASA, encoded by the coding sequence ATGAGCCGTGGAGAGACTGAGGGCGGCGCGCCCGCACCGATCGGCTCCGCCCGCTTTCTGATCGTCGGTCCGCAGGGCTCCGGCAAGGGCACGCAGGGCGTGATCGTGGCGGAAGCCTTCGGAGTGCCCCAGGTCGCCACCGGAGACATCTTCCGTGCCAACGTCGCGGGAGCCACCGAGCTCGGCAGGCGAGTGCAGGCGATCATCGAGGCCGGTGATCTCGTTCCCGATGCGCTCACCAGCGAACTCGTGCGCGATCGTCTCGAGCAGTCGGATGCCGCGGCGGGCTTCCTCCTCGACGGGTACCCGCGCAATCGCGGCCAGGTCGACGACCTCGACGCGTTCCTCGCCGCTCGCGGTGAGGCGATCGACGCCGTGCTCGAACTCGAGGTGCCGCGCGACGAGAGCATCGCCCGACTGCAGCAGCGCGCGGCCGAGCAGGGCCGCACCGACGACACCGAAGAGGTCATCGCGAACCGCCTGGCGATCTACGAGCGTGAGACCGCTCCGATCCTCGAGCTGTACCGTGACCGCGATGTCGTGGTGCGCATCGACGGAGTCGGCTCGCTCGACGAGGTGACGCGGCGCATCTTCTCGGCACTCGCCGACCGGGGACTCGCACCGGCGGCCGACAACGCGGCTTCCGCCTGA
- the map gene encoding type I methionyl aminopeptidase, giving the protein MVTAGEVTAAALAEARSMIVPGATPLDLDAAAERVIRAAGGRPNFQLVPGYRHTLCVSVDDDVVHGIPGERPFRPGDIVSVDGGAEVDGWNGDSAFTVVLPDPERPEVVASRTELSRVTEQALWLGIATLARARHLNEVGAAMEEYLESEGDPSTGSGHRYGVLTDYVGHGIGRSMHEEPPVFNYRVDRRGPAVKPGLVVAIEPMIVGGSIDTFTRDDEWTVTTSDGSDAAHWEHSVAVHADGIWVLTAPDGGAAGLAPFGVRPSPIARSSRP; this is encoded by the coding sequence ATGGTGACTGCCGGAGAGGTGACTGCCGCGGCGCTGGCCGAGGCCCGGTCGATGATCGTTCCCGGTGCGACCCCGCTCGACCTCGATGCGGCCGCCGAGCGCGTCATCCGCGCCGCCGGCGGCCGACCGAACTTCCAACTCGTGCCCGGGTACCGGCACACGCTGTGCGTCTCGGTCGATGACGACGTCGTGCACGGCATCCCCGGCGAGCGTCCGTTCCGGCCGGGCGACATCGTCTCGGTCGACGGGGGTGCAGAGGTCGACGGCTGGAACGGCGACTCGGCGTTCACCGTCGTGCTGCCCGATCCTGAGCGGCCCGAGGTCGTGGCCTCCAGAACGGAGCTCAGCAGGGTCACCGAGCAGGCGCTCTGGCTCGGCATCGCAACGCTGGCACGTGCTCGCCACCTCAACGAGGTGGGCGCGGCGATGGAGGAGTACCTCGAGAGCGAGGGCGACCCCTCGACAGGCTCAGGTCATCGGTACGGCGTGCTCACCGACTACGTCGGGCACGGCATCGGCCGTTCGATGCACGAGGAGCCGCCGGTGTTCAACTACCGTGTCGATCGGCGCGGGCCGGCGGTGAAGCCCGGTCTCGTCGTCGCGATCGAGCCGATGATCGTCGGTGGTTCGATCGACACGTTCACACGCGACGACGAGTGGACCGTCACGACGTCGGACGGCTCGGATGCCGCACACTGGGAGCACTCGGTGGCGGTGCACGCCGACGGCATCTGGGTGCTGACCGCGCCCGACGGCGGCGCCGCCGGTCTCGCGCCCTTCGGCGTGCGCCCCAGTCCGATCGCCAGGTCGAGCCGGCCCTGA